ttaagATGGGCTTAACCCCTTTATCAATGACCCTTGTCCATAGATATCAATATCCACCCTACACAGTTGCCAGTTGTTCAAAGACTACTCTTTTCTCGCACGACTAAACCAAAATTTTCGGTGCAAACGGAACAAAAGACACTTGCATCCTCGCCTTCCATGACGCACGCTGGGATACGGCCCCCGTAATCAGCTGGCGAATTCGGTTCCACTAAAAGCAATAGCCATCCGCAGACTTAGAACGTAAAAGTAGATTGACATGCCGCACTCATGATTTTTCAAGATCATTCTTCAGTGCGTTGGAATATCGCGTACAGCGGGGGTCTGGTCCAATACTTACCCGAGTGGCTTAGCAAAGTCGCGAGGATTTTTATCTTATCGATACTGAAAAGGGACGACGTTCCAGAATTTTGATCGAGCATAATTTTGATTGCTTGTCAACTTCATCCCCATGCTTCATCCTTTAAAAAGGACGAAGGATTATGACGGATGACACAGCAATCACAATCGTAATCATGCTTTAAAAATCtaatcttttgtttcttagttcTAGCCTATCGATTCCAAGACTGGATGGGATTTTGCAGCTTCGCCAGAAACGCAAATCCCCTCGATCAAACACGAATCGCAGGCAAACGGGAAAACCCAATCTCCtcattgaggaagaaaaactcGCTAGCAGGAAAGATAAGAGACGAAAGAGCAATTGCAGAAACTGATATTACTCAAACCATAACGTTGTTCAACAAATGGCGACGATTGTCCACTGGGTTATGATACGATTGTCAAGAGACTAACTGCGACAAGACGCACTTGAGCAATACTCGACATCTATGCACAGGAATCAAAACGAATTACCAAAAGACCTAGTCATAATGTTTCTGTAAAACGAAAGAGAGAGACTCTAAGCACGCTCGCCGCGGATTCGCCTCGCGAGCTGGATGTCCTTGGGCATGATGGTGACCCTCTTGGCGTGGATGGCGCACAAGTTGGTGTCCTCGAACAGACCCACAAGGTACGCCTCGGCGGCTTCCTGGAGGGCGAGGACCGCGTGGCTCTGGAACCTCAAGTCCGTCtgatcaagaaggaaaatttaaGGGGAAAAAGATCAGAACTTGAACATGGACATGCGAGCAGAAACTTCAATTTCACATCTTTATCACGATACACACCTTAAAGTCCTGAGCGATTTCACGGACAAGGCGTTGGAAGGGCAGCTTGCGGATCAGGAGCTCGGTGCTCTTCTGGTACTTCCTGATTTCACGGAGAGCCACCGTCCCGGGGCGGTAACGGTGAGGCTTCTTCACTCCGCCGGTGGTCGGGGCCGATTTCCTCGCAGCCTGAGATTTTCAGTTACACCAAAATCACGACGCGAACAACCCCCATATTTCATCACGAATGGAAACAATTCCCATACGATAGCACCTAAGGAAACGAAGAAACCCACAACAATCTAACGGCTCCCCAAatcgaggaagaaaaaaaaacccttagAAGGAAGAACACGATACCTTGGTGGCGAGCTGCTTCCTGGGAGCTTTCCCACCGGTGGATTTACGAGCGGTCTGCTTGGTACGGGCC
The window above is part of the Eucalyptus grandis isolate ANBG69807.140 chromosome 6, ASM1654582v1, whole genome shotgun sequence genome. Proteins encoded here:
- the LOC104448814 gene encoding histone H3.3 — its product is MARTKQTARKSTGGKAPRKQLATKAARKSAPTTGGVKKPHRYRPGTVALREIRKYQKSTELLIRKLPFQRLVREIAQDFKTDLRFQSHAVLALQEAAEAYLVGLFEDTNLCAIHAKRVTIMPKDIQLARRIRGERA